A section of the Cydia splendana chromosome 1, ilCydSple1.2, whole genome shotgun sequence genome encodes:
- the LOC134806061 gene encoding uncharacterized protein LOC134806061 — protein MAAEDIKKLIAARGQCKASMTRMERFLQQEPQLFTVESLNTRKASMNTVFQKYQDVCVQLSVLEPEHHKDDLDDDTEDRFYSIMTALECALNVIEKTAQQNTQTAEGTGKAARLPSLDIPVFDGRDVALYKSFIEMFEAVVHRDARIPVVQKLCFLKKYLKGEPLQLIDNLPIIGASYDSALELLKKRYDNPALIISSHVNTLLDIPALHRGTALQLRDMVAKVRQHLTALQNLEQPVTSWDAILACILLRKLDSFTVRLYHSERDNSEQHTVSSLLNFLEKRAAVLEASPAGSESSVQDYKIDVDCAIVPKITSAQPQQAIDLAKLILPNAITLADDEFNVPGEVSLLLAERLRQALRIQCC, from the exons ATGGCGGCCGAAGATATCAAAAAATTAATTGCAGCCAGAGGCCAATGTAAGGCTTCTATGACGAGAATGGAGAGGTTTCTCCAACAAGAGCCTCAATTATTTACTGTGGAGAGCTTGAATACTAGAAAAGCGTCAATGAACACCGTTTTCCAAAAGTATCAAGACGTATGCGTGCAATTATCAGTATTAGAGCCAGAACATCACAAAGACGACTTGGACGACGACACAGAAGATCGATTTTACAGCATTATGACCGCTTTAGAGTGCGCGTTAAATGTAATAGAAAAAACAGCCCAACAAAATACACAGACAGCAGAGGGCACTGGAAAAGCAGCGCGCTTGCCTTCGCTTGATATACCTGTCTTCGACGGGCGGGACGTCGCGCTCTACAAATCATTTATCGAGATGTTTGAGGCTGTAGTACATCGCGACGCGCGAATACCTGTCGTCCAGAAGCTGTGCTTTCTGAAAAAGTACTTAAAGGGCGAGCCGCTACAGCTTATCGACAATTTACCCATAATTGGAGCATCATATGACTCTGCACTAGAACTACTCAAGAAACGGTATGACAACCCAGCATTAATCATCAGCAGCCACGTCAATACACTCCTGGACATACCAGCGTTGCACCGAGGCACTGCTCTACAGCTGCGAGACATGGTGGCCAAGGTCCGGCAACATCTCACCGCGCTACAAAACCTTGAGCAGCCAGTCACATCATGGGACGCCATCCTAGCCTGCATCTTGTTAAGAAAGTTAGATTCCTTCACCGTGAGATTGTATCACTCCGAGAGGGACAACAGCGAGCAACACACTGTGAGTAGCTTACTTAATTTTTTAGAAAAAAGAGCTGCGGTGTTGGAGGCGAGTCCAGCTGGTAGTGAAAGCTC GGTTCAGGATTATAAGATTGATGTTGACTGCGCTATTGTACCCAAAATAACTTCAGCACAGCCACAGCAAGCCATAGACTTGGCCAAGCTGATTTTGCCCAACGCTATTACCTTAGCTGATGATGAATTTAATGTTCCAGGCGAAGTTTCCCTCCTTCTGGCTGAAAGGTTGAGGCAGGCCCTGAGGATCCAGTGCTGCTGA